In Nocardia sp. NBC_00403, one DNA window encodes the following:
- a CDS encoding thioredoxin domain-containing protein has translation MNQLASATSLYLRQHADNPVDWRQWNAEALAEAAERDVPILMSIGYSSCHWCHVMAHESFEDEATAALMNANFVCVKVDREERPDLDAVYMNATVAMTGQGGWPMTCFLTADGEPFYCGTYYPKLPRGGMPSFTQLLAAITDTWLNRRDEVNKASAQVTEALRAQAAGLPGGDFSITAELLDHAVAAVLREVDDKHGGFGGAPKFPPSALLEGLLRSWERTGDPAVFDAVSHTAEAMARGGIYDQLRGGFARYSVDDAWLVPHFEKMLYDNAQLLRAYAHLARRTGSTSGETVLAWPLALRITEETAGFLLDDLGTEQGGFASALDADTHLEPGGPGIEGATYVWTPAELIGELGSTDGAWAAEVFGVTTAGNFEQGTSILTRYTDPDAIKAAVPVDPDAPARFERIRTTLRAARDRRPQPARDDKVVTAWNGMAITALAEAGAAHGRPDWVAAAAHCARYLLGRHVVDDRVLRASFGGVAGTAPGVLEDYAWLAVGLLALHQATGEPSWLADAQRLLDKAIEHFADPAAPGSWFDTADDAEILVTRPRDPIDGATPAGASALAEALLTASAASDPARAVRYRELADQTLTRGAVVLARAPRSAGQWLTVAEAALRGPLQVAIVGPSGAYLGGGELSLDAPGALEFQEERRLLSAARKSAPGGSIIVAGEPDSVPLLADRPLIDGAAAVYVCRGSVCDLPVRTATDVQAALGRQ, from the coding sequence GTGAACCAATTAGCTAGTGCCACATCGCTTTACCTGCGTCAGCATGCTGACAATCCGGTCGATTGGCGGCAATGGAATGCCGAAGCCTTAGCTGAAGCCGCGGAGCGGGACGTCCCGATCCTGATGTCCATAGGATATTCGTCCTGTCACTGGTGCCACGTGATGGCGCACGAGTCCTTCGAGGACGAGGCGACCGCAGCGCTGATGAACGCGAACTTCGTGTGTGTGAAGGTAGACCGGGAAGAACGGCCCGATCTGGACGCGGTCTACATGAACGCCACCGTCGCCATGACCGGTCAGGGCGGCTGGCCGATGACGTGTTTCCTCACCGCGGACGGTGAACCGTTCTACTGCGGCACCTACTACCCGAAGCTGCCCCGCGGCGGCATGCCGTCGTTCACCCAACTGCTCGCCGCGATCACCGACACCTGGCTCAACCGGCGCGACGAGGTGAACAAGGCGTCCGCGCAGGTGACCGAGGCGCTGCGGGCGCAGGCGGCCGGGCTGCCCGGCGGCGATTTCAGCATCACCGCCGAACTGCTCGACCATGCGGTGGCCGCGGTGCTGCGCGAGGTGGACGATAAGCACGGCGGTTTCGGTGGTGCGCCGAAGTTCCCGCCGTCGGCGCTGCTGGAGGGGTTGCTGCGAAGCTGGGAGCGCACCGGTGATCCCGCGGTGTTCGATGCGGTGTCCCACACCGCGGAAGCGATGGCTCGTGGCGGCATCTACGACCAGCTGCGCGGCGGCTTCGCGCGCTATTCCGTCGACGATGCCTGGCTGGTACCGCATTTCGAGAAGATGCTCTACGACAACGCCCAATTGCTGCGCGCCTACGCGCATCTGGCGCGCCGGACCGGATCGACGTCGGGCGAAACGGTCCTCGCGTGGCCGCTCGCGTTGCGCATCACGGAGGAGACCGCAGGCTTCCTGCTCGACGATCTCGGCACCGAACAGGGCGGTTTCGCCTCCGCACTGGATGCCGACACCCACCTGGAGCCGGGCGGGCCGGGGATCGAGGGCGCCACCTATGTGTGGACACCCGCCGAACTGATCGGCGAGCTCGGATCCACCGACGGTGCCTGGGCCGCAGAGGTTTTCGGAGTAACCACTGCGGGCAACTTCGAGCAAGGCACCTCGATCCTCACCCGATACACCGATCCCGACGCCATCAAGGCCGCGGTGCCGGTCGATCCGGATGCCCCCGCCCGCTTCGAGCGCATTCGAACCACGCTGCGCGCCGCCCGCGACCGTCGCCCGCAGCCTGCGCGCGACGACAAAGTGGTAACCGCATGGAACGGGATGGCCATCACTGCGCTCGCCGAAGCGGGAGCTGCGCACGGCCGCCCCGATTGGGTTGCGGCTGCGGCGCATTGCGCACGCTATCTGCTCGGCCGGCACGTCGTCGATGACCGGGTGCTGCGCGCCTCGTTCGGTGGCGTCGCCGGAACAGCACCCGGTGTACTGGAGGACTACGCATGGCTGGCTGTCGGGCTGCTCGCCCTGCACCAAGCCACCGGTGAACCGAGTTGGCTCGCCGACGCACAACGCCTGCTGGACAAGGCCATCGAGCACTTCGCCGACCCGGCGGCGCCGGGCAGCTGGTTCGACACTGCCGACGACGCGGAAATCCTGGTCACCCGCCCGCGCGACCCGATCGACGGCGCCACCCCGGCGGGCGCCTCCGCGCTCGCCGAAGCACTCCTGACCGCAAGCGCCGCAAGCGATCCGGCCCGCGCGGTGCGCTACCGCGAGCTGGCCGACCAGACTCTCACCCGAGGCGCGGTGGTGCTCGCTCGCGCACCACGCTCGGCCGGGCAATGGTTGACAGTCGCCGAGGCGGCGCTGCGCGGTCCGCTCCAGGTTGCGATCGTCGGTCCGAGTGGTGCATACCTCGGCGGCGGCGAACTGTCGCTCGATGCGCCGGGCGCACTCGAGTTCCAGGAAGAGCGGAGATTGCTCTCGGCCGCAAGGAAATCAGCCCCTGGCGGCTCGATAATCGTTGCGGGCGAACCGGACTCGGTGCCGCTGCTGGCCGACCGCCCCCTGATCGACGGCGCGGCCGCGGTGTACGTGTGTCGCGGCTCGGTCTGCGACCTCCCGGTCAGGACCGCTACGGACGTGCAGGCCGCCCTGGGCAGGCAGTGA
- a CDS encoding alpha/beta hydrolase, giving the protein MLFIVATALAVGVTTFGAGNGSATAGDPIVESKKLLADPVAPDGSKIASGTIDGRNLTLRVYSTAMAENITVRVQRPNDASQPRPVLYLVNGAGGGTDAATWWAKTDVGDFLATKDVNVVMPIGGAFAYYTDWQKDDPAMGRNKWRTFFLDELPPLIDQALGTNGINAIAANSMTATSVLQMAEAKPGFYQSVAGYSGCAQIADPLGKRFTKLVVETYGGGDVRNMYGEDDDPAWAANDPVVHAEALRGTKLFMSTGNGLPGQWDTLNGPYALPGNYGLGNQILVGGIIEAATNWCTHNLQDRLNQLQIPATFDYAPAGTHSWGYWRDAFYQSWPMLAEGLGIAP; this is encoded by the coding sequence ATGTTGTTCATCGTCGCTACTGCACTTGCCGTGGGTGTGACAACATTCGGGGCGGGGAATGGCTCGGCTACCGCTGGCGATCCGATTGTCGAGTCCAAGAAGCTACTTGCGGATCCTGTCGCGCCGGATGGTTCGAAGATCGCCTCCGGCACGATCGACGGGCGCAATTTGACATTGCGGGTCTACTCCACGGCGATGGCCGAGAACATCACCGTCAGGGTGCAGCGCCCCAACGACGCATCCCAACCTCGGCCGGTTCTCTACCTGGTCAACGGGGCGGGCGGCGGGACGGATGCGGCCACCTGGTGGGCCAAGACCGATGTGGGTGATTTCCTGGCAACCAAGGACGTCAATGTCGTGATGCCGATCGGTGGCGCATTCGCCTACTACACCGATTGGCAGAAGGACGACCCTGCGATGGGGCGCAACAAATGGCGAACATTCTTCCTCGACGAACTGCCGCCGCTGATCGATCAAGCGTTGGGCACCAACGGGATTAACGCTATCGCCGCGAATTCGATGACCGCGACATCGGTGTTGCAGATGGCCGAAGCCAAGCCCGGCTTCTATCAGTCCGTCGCCGGATACAGCGGTTGCGCACAGATCGCCGACCCGCTCGGCAAACGGTTCACCAAACTGGTCGTCGAAACCTACGGTGGTGGCGACGTGCGCAACATGTACGGCGAGGACGACGATCCGGCTTGGGCCGCAAATGATCCGGTGGTGCACGCCGAGGCCCTACGCGGCACCAAATTGTTCATGTCCACCGGTAACGGTCTCCCCGGCCAGTGGGACACACTCAATGGCCCCTATGCACTGCCCGGCAATTACGGTCTGGGAAACCAGATCCTGGTCGGCGGCATCATCGAGGCCGCCACCAACTGGTGCACCCACAATCTGCAGGACCGCCTCAACCAACTCCAGATCCCGGCAACCTTCGACTACGCACCCGCAGGCACGCATTCCTGGGGGTACTGGCGCGACGCGTTTTATCAGTCCTGGCCTATGCTCGCCGAAGGTCTCGGAATAGCTCCATAG
- a CDS encoding MFS transporter — MSSVPESGPGWGDLLTRDRLGVTIVLAGGTALYAISSYVTASLLPTAIGEIGGARYLAWATTVFVVASIVSSTLVGAMLAARGPVGSYLTGFGLFSIGTVICTVSPSMSLLLVGRAVQGLGGGLLMGLGYAVIHQAYPAALRARAAALVSAMWGVGTFVGPALGGVFAQLGPWRLAFACLAVLTVSVGAIVPIALRGTGRSGHAQRIPAVSLTLLMAAAALVSVAGVLPRGGWTAAGVVAALLVVAGFLTWERRAAVTVLPRLTFVKRSPLRWIYLTMVAVAIGISLENFVPLFAQELGGLAPLAAGFVGAAASLGWTLAQVVSAGAQRPGTVDRLRLAGPVVLTVGLTLTALTQIRHAGLSTLLVWVLCMMIAGAGIGLAWPHLSAAVMASSPDPAEAQQAAAAIGTVQLIATAFGAAISGVLVNLGEPSPLRSARFLEFGLAAIAALGVAAALAAHRAAARTSAQRQPALTQS, encoded by the coding sequence ATGAGCTCTGTGCCCGAATCCGGCCCCGGTTGGGGTGATCTGTTGACTCGTGACCGTCTCGGTGTGACGATCGTGCTCGCCGGCGGCACCGCCCTGTACGCCATCAGTAGCTATGTGACTGCGAGCCTGTTGCCGACGGCGATCGGCGAGATCGGTGGCGCGCGCTATTTGGCCTGGGCCACGACTGTTTTCGTGGTGGCCTCGATCGTGTCGTCGACGCTGGTGGGCGCGATGCTCGCCGCCCGCGGTCCGGTCGGGTCGTATCTGACCGGGTTCGGGCTGTTCTCGATCGGCACCGTGATCTGCACAGTGAGCCCGTCCATGTCGCTGCTGCTGGTGGGCCGGGCGGTCCAGGGGTTGGGCGGTGGCCTGCTGATGGGGTTGGGGTACGCGGTGATTCACCAGGCGTATCCGGCCGCGCTGCGCGCCCGGGCGGCGGCGCTGGTGTCGGCGATGTGGGGTGTGGGGACGTTCGTCGGCCCGGCGCTGGGGGGTGTGTTCGCTCAGCTGGGGCCGTGGCGGCTGGCGTTCGCGTGCCTTGCGGTGTTGACGGTATCGGTCGGGGCGATCGTGCCGATTGCGCTGCGCGGCACCGGAAGATCCGGTCACGCGCAGCGGATTCCCGCGGTCTCGCTGACGCTGTTGATGGCGGCCGCTGCGCTGGTCAGCGTCGCCGGCGTGCTGCCACGCGGCGGTTGGACCGCGGCCGGTGTCGTGGCGGCGCTGCTGGTCGTGGCCGGATTCCTGACCTGGGAGCGGCGCGCCGCGGTGACGGTGCTGCCGCGCCTGACCTTCGTGAAAAGGTCGCCGCTGCGCTGGATCTACCTGACCATGGTCGCGGTTGCGATCGGTATCAGCCTGGAAAACTTCGTGCCGCTCTTCGCCCAGGAATTGGGTGGGCTCGCCCCGCTGGCGGCCGGATTCGTCGGTGCGGCAGCATCATTGGGCTGGACGCTGGCACAGGTCGTCAGCGCGGGCGCGCAGCGGCCGGGCACCGTCGATCGACTGCGGCTGGCGGGTCCCGTCGTGCTGACTGTCGGTCTGACGCTCACCGCTCTCACACAGATCCGCCACGCGGGCCTGTCCACCCTGCTGGTGTGGGTGCTGTGCATGATGATCGCGGGTGCGGGCATCGGCCTGGCCTGGCCGCACTTGTCGGCGGCGGTCATGGCCAGCAGCCCCGATCCGGCCGAAGCGCAGCAGGCTGCCGCCGCGATCGGCACCGTGCAGTTGATCGCCACCGCCTTCGGCGCGGCCATCTCCGGCGTGTTGGTGAACCTCGGCGAACCCTCCCCGTTGCGCTCGGCCCGTTTCCTCGAGTTCGGTCTCGCCGCCATCGCCGCTCTGGGTGTGGCGGCCGCCCTGGCCGCGCACCGCGCCGCTGCCCGTACTTCAGCGCAGCGGCAGCCTGCCCTCACCCAGTCATAA
- a CDS encoding FAD-binding oxidoreductase: MSIENLRTAVRGGVILPGDADFDQAARPWNTAVAQSVAGVVEVADALDVAAVLEYAQRAGRAVVTQPTGHGATGDIDGAILVRTARFDSIDIDAERRVARVGSGVQWGQVQAAAAGHGLTGLAGSNPVVGVTGYTLGGGFGWFARKYGWAANAVRAVEVVDASGRPQRVTADSDPDLFWALRGGGGDFAIVTGLEFELFALPRLYGGRVMWAADRTREVFDLFTELTTGAPAELSVWLQRYQIPGVAPTVAIDFAYLGDPAEGRHLTSRLDAIDGAVADTRGELSPAEIGKITAEPTDPSPSLSRGELLTELDDAVVKTLIDAPVAPLLNVQIRGLGGALAQDRPDGGARGAVTEPYALYLLGLGLPQLLGDIRGRFEEITDALGTQITGTKPYTFLAPGESAAAAFDPDTLARLREIKRNRDPHNVIRANFPVLG; this comes from the coding sequence ATGTCTATCGAGAACTTGCGCACTGCGGTCCGTGGCGGTGTGATCCTGCCGGGCGACGCCGATTTCGATCAGGCGGCGCGGCCGTGGAACACGGCAGTCGCGCAGTCCGTGGCCGGCGTTGTCGAGGTGGCCGACGCACTGGATGTGGCGGCGGTACTCGAGTACGCCCAGCGGGCGGGTCGTGCCGTGGTGACGCAGCCGACCGGGCACGGTGCGACCGGCGATATCGACGGCGCGATCCTGGTCCGCACTGCGCGCTTCGACAGCATCGACATCGACGCCGAGCGGCGCGTGGCACGAGTCGGCAGTGGTGTGCAGTGGGGGCAGGTGCAGGCCGCGGCGGCCGGGCACGGGCTCACGGGGTTGGCCGGGAGCAACCCGGTCGTGGGTGTGACCGGATACACCCTGGGCGGCGGTTTCGGTTGGTTCGCCCGAAAGTACGGGTGGGCCGCGAACGCGGTGCGCGCCGTCGAGGTCGTCGATGCCTCCGGGCGGCCGCAGCGAGTCACCGCCGATTCCGATCCGGACCTGTTCTGGGCATTGCGCGGCGGCGGTGGCGACTTCGCGATCGTCACCGGTCTCGAGTTCGAGTTGTTCGCGCTGCCCCGCCTCTACGGCGGACGGGTGATGTGGGCGGCCGACCGCACCCGCGAGGTCTTCGACCTGTTCACCGAACTCACCACCGGCGCGCCCGCCGAGCTGTCGGTGTGGTTGCAGCGCTATCAGATTCCAGGCGTGGCGCCGACCGTCGCGATCGACTTCGCCTACCTCGGTGATCCCGCCGAGGGACGCCATCTGACCAGCCGGCTCGACGCGATCGACGGCGCCGTCGCCGACACCCGCGGCGAACTGAGCCCAGCCGAGATCGGCAAAATCACCGCCGAACCCACCGACCCCAGCCCGTCGCTCTCGCGTGGCGAACTGCTCACCGAACTCGACGACGCGGTGGTGAAGACGCTCATCGACGCACCTGTCGCACCGCTGCTCAATGTGCAGATCCGCGGCCTGGGCGGTGCGCTCGCCCAGGACCGGCCGGACGGCGGTGCGCGCGGCGCGGTTACCGAACCCTACGCGCTGTACCTGCTCGGACTCGGGCTGCCGCAGCTGCTCGGTGATATCCGTGGCCGGTTCGAGGAGATCACCGACGCGCTCGGGACGCAAATCACCGGCACCAAGCCCTATACGTTCCTGGCTCCCGGTGAGTCCGCCGCCGCGGCGTTCGACCCGGACACGCTGGCGCGGTTGCGGGAGATCAAGCGAAACCGTGATCCGCACAACGTTATTCGCGCGAACTTCCCTGTTCTGGGCTGA
- a CDS encoding FAD-dependent monooxygenase, with protein sequence MTETQQFTNKTVLISGASIAGPALAYWLARYGFTVTIVEQSQTLREGGYKVDIRGVAMDVVERMGLMPQLRQASTDMRGGAWVDASGKALATLGPELIGLRSPGDDEVLRGDLARILFDATKGDVEYLFGDSITDMAQHADGVTVGFRNAAPRVFDLVIGADGMHSAVRRIAFGPEEQFARHTGMAVCAFSVPNDLGLDRWELVHPTPGKVVQLYSTQHTTAKAQFIFPAPDQLPDRRDIAAQQRLVMETFADAGWEAPNLLRAMPESPDFYFDTVSQIHLDHWWDNRVAVVGDAAYCPSPLSGQGTSMALVGAYVLAGELRAARGDHDAAFPRYQEAMSDYISRNQTLGWSNATQMVATDRRAIRTQTTMLRMLRHMPWKGLALRPIIKPIERAANAITLADY encoded by the coding sequence ATGACCGAGACACAGCAGTTCACCAACAAGACCGTCCTCATCTCCGGCGCGAGCATCGCCGGTCCGGCCCTCGCCTACTGGCTGGCCCGCTACGGCTTCACCGTCACCATCGTCGAGCAGTCGCAGACGCTGCGCGAGGGCGGCTACAAGGTCGATATCCGCGGTGTGGCGATGGATGTCGTCGAGCGCATGGGCCTCATGCCGCAGCTGCGCCAAGCCTCCACCGATATGCGCGGCGGCGCTTGGGTCGACGCGTCCGGCAAGGCCCTCGCCACGCTGGGCCCCGAGCTGATCGGCCTGCGCTCGCCCGGCGATGACGAGGTGCTGCGCGGCGACCTCGCCCGCATCCTCTTCGATGCCACCAAGGGCGATGTCGAGTACCTGTTCGGCGATTCGATCACGGATATGGCCCAGCACGCCGACGGTGTGACTGTCGGCTTCCGCAATGCCGCCCCGCGCGTTTTCGACCTGGTCATCGGTGCCGACGGCATGCATTCGGCCGTGCGTCGCATTGCTTTCGGCCCCGAGGAGCAGTTCGCCCGCCACACCGGCATGGCGGTCTGCGCGTTCTCGGTCCCCAACGACCTCGGCCTGGACCGCTGGGAACTGGTCCACCCAACCCCCGGCAAGGTCGTCCAGCTCTACAGCACCCAGCACACCACCGCCAAGGCCCAGTTCATTTTCCCGGCCCCCGACCAGCTCCCCGACCGCCGCGATATCGCCGCCCAACAGCGCCTCGTCATGGAAACCTTCGCCGACGCGGGCTGGGAAGCCCCGAACCTGTTGCGCGCCATGCCCGAATCCCCCGACTTCTACTTCGATACCGTCAGCCAGATCCACCTCGACCACTGGTGGGACAACCGCGTGGCCGTCGTCGGTGACGCCGCCTACTGCCCGTCCCCCCTGTCCGGCCAAGGCACCAGCATGGCCCTGGTCGGCGCATACGTCCTGGCCGGTGAACTACGTGCGGCCAGGGGCGACCACGACGCCGCCTTCCCCCGCTACCAGGAAGCCATGAGCGACTACATCTCCCGCAACCAAACCCTCGGCTGGTCCAACGCCACCCAGATGGTCGCCACCGACCGCCGCGCCATCCGCACCCAGACCACCATGCTCCGCATGCTCCGCCACATGCCCTGGAAGGGCCTGGCCCTGCGCCCCATCATCAAACCGATCGAGCGCGCCGCCAACGCCATCACCCTGGCGGACTACTGA
- a CDS encoding BTAD domain-containing putative transcriptional regulator yields the protein MQFGILGPIEVRLADGSPIAVGGPQVRALVALLAIDAGRVVSRDRLIDGLYGEQPPANAGHALQAQVSRLRGALRRAGRTEEIIESSAAGYRLAVAPRDVDAHRFVQLTQDGRKAVHDKDFATAAVLLDEAARLWRGPALADVADAPFAAVQTVRLTEARLAALEDRAEAAVALGDHRAALATLPEMVAAHPLRERARSLLMRALYGAGRQAEALALFEEGRELLAEELGADPSAELAQAHLAILRADAAPERAVRRLPTPFTGFFGRDAELARVALLLAQSRLVTLTGPGGTGKTRLALEAGARTEGPVCFVDLAPLVDGAQVVQAVAAALGGRESGGHTPGEPRDIESRVRAVLAERPQLIILDNCEHLILDTARLLHRLLLDCPGLRVLATSREPLRITGETVFPVGQLPVAAADAALAEQLECAGVRLFADRAAAARPGFAVDAATIGVVRRVCARLDGLPLALELAAARLRTLDLGEIDARLGDRFRLLARGDRTVEPRHRTLQAVVEWSWEFLAPAERLLAQRFSVFAGGATARTARDVCDIDDADELLDDLADKSLVEVTGGRYRMLETIREFARRQAIDSGEHERLLDAHARYFTDLAERADPLLRGADQLDWLARLAADDGNLQAALHWAVRTDPPLAQRLIAAQAWYWWLNGRPGDAVEIAEHLLPRVDSASVEEYALCAAVAARAGGESRAAIERAAAAVSESRTPLRRPHLVFLLAIAGGMATVDPDRSRLLFGPDSWSQAFLRLGDGLRLLMSGRILDSEAEFHGALDGFRTTGDRWAIATALDKLAAVADWRGDRPAAVALIDEAVERYTELGTVDDTADLLNRRGDILAGSDPAAARAAYERAAELSGSVGATDMHANAIRGLGDLDRAGGNLSSARERYTAALNLASEGPVGATEARARALIGLGWVAVSEGDLEAGRATHRRAFELAHRHHLRPVAATAVEGLAGVAATCGDVECAAQLLGAAETLRGLCSEGDGEVARITIETRSELGESGFLAAYRKGRGCTVEEVAALVGE from the coding sequence GTGCAGTTCGGAATCCTCGGTCCCATCGAAGTCCGCCTGGCCGACGGGAGTCCGATCGCGGTCGGCGGCCCGCAGGTGCGGGCGCTGGTGGCACTGCTGGCGATCGACGCCGGCCGCGTCGTGTCGCGAGATCGGTTGATCGATGGTCTCTACGGGGAGCAGCCACCGGCCAATGCCGGGCATGCCCTGCAGGCGCAGGTGTCGCGGCTGCGGGGTGCACTGCGCAGAGCGGGCCGCACCGAGGAGATCATCGAGTCCTCGGCTGCCGGGTATCGATTGGCGGTAGCACCGCGGGACGTCGATGCGCATCGGTTCGTCCAACTCACTCAGGACGGTCGAAAGGCCGTGCACGACAAGGATTTCGCCACCGCTGCCGTCTTGCTGGACGAGGCCGCGCGGCTGTGGCGCGGCCCGGCCCTTGCCGATGTGGCGGATGCGCCCTTCGCCGCGGTGCAGACTGTTCGCCTCACCGAGGCGCGGCTCGCGGCTCTGGAGGATCGCGCGGAGGCGGCGGTGGCGCTGGGCGATCACCGGGCAGCGCTGGCCACCCTGCCCGAAATGGTTGCGGCGCACCCGCTTCGAGAGCGGGCACGGTCCTTGCTGATGCGGGCCCTGTACGGGGCGGGGCGGCAGGCGGAGGCACTGGCGCTGTTCGAGGAGGGGCGGGAGCTGCTCGCCGAGGAACTGGGTGCCGACCCCTCGGCGGAATTGGCGCAGGCGCATCTGGCGATCCTGCGCGCGGATGCCGCACCCGAACGCGCGGTCCGGCGGCTGCCCACGCCGTTCACCGGATTCTTCGGGCGCGATGCGGAATTGGCGCGGGTAGCGCTGCTGCTCGCGCAGTCCCGGCTGGTGACGCTGACCGGTCCGGGCGGGACCGGCAAGACGCGGTTGGCCTTGGAAGCGGGCGCTCGCACCGAGGGGCCGGTGTGCTTCGTGGATCTGGCCCCGCTGGTGGACGGGGCGCAGGTGGTCCAGGCGGTGGCCGCGGCGTTGGGTGGGCGGGAGAGCGGCGGGCACACCCCGGGGGAGCCCCGCGATATCGAGAGCCGCGTGCGCGCGGTGCTCGCCGAACGACCGCAGCTGATCATTCTCGACAATTGCGAGCACCTGATTCTCGACACCGCACGCTTGCTGCACCGGCTGCTGCTGGACTGCCCTGGTTTGCGCGTGCTGGCCACTAGCCGAGAACCCTTGCGGATCACCGGCGAAACCGTCTTCCCGGTCGGGCAACTACCCGTCGCCGCGGCCGATGCCGCATTGGCCGAGCAGCTCGAGTGCGCCGGCGTCCGGTTGTTCGCCGATCGCGCCGCCGCCGCGCGACCCGGATTTGCCGTGGATGCCGCGACGATCGGCGTCGTCCGGCGCGTTTGCGCCCGCCTCGACGGATTGCCGCTGGCCCTCGAACTCGCCGCCGCCCGGCTGCGCACCCTCGATCTCGGCGAGATCGACGCGCGCCTCGGCGACCGCTTCCGGCTGCTCGCCCGCGGTGACCGTACCGTCGAGCCCCGCCATCGCACCTTGCAGGCGGTGGTCGAGTGGAGCTGGGAATTCCTGGCCCCGGCTGAACGGCTACTGGCCCAACGGTTCTCGGTCTTCGCGGGCGGAGCCACCGCGCGGACCGCGCGCGATGTCTGCGATATCGACGATGCCGATGAACTGCTCGACGATCTGGCCGACAAATCACTGGTGGAGGTGACCGGCGGCCGCTACCGAATGCTGGAGACCATTCGCGAGTTCGCGCGCCGGCAGGCGATCGACTCGGGCGAGCATGAGCGGCTGCTCGACGCGCACGCTCGGTATTTCACCGACCTCGCCGAGCGAGCCGACCCGCTGCTGCGCGGGGCCGATCAGCTGGATTGGCTGGCGCGGCTGGCCGCCGATGACGGCAATCTGCAAGCGGCGCTGCACTGGGCGGTGCGTACCGATCCGCCGCTGGCGCAACGGCTCATCGCCGCCCAGGCGTGGTACTGGTGGTTGAACGGTCGGCCCGGCGACGCGGTCGAAATAGCCGAACATCTACTGCCTCGAGTTGATTCTGCGTCCGTCGAGGAGTACGCGCTGTGCGCGGCAGTGGCGGCGCGGGCAGGCGGCGAGTCGCGAGCGGCGATCGAACGCGCGGCTGCGGCGGTATCGGAATCCCGAACCCCTTTGCGGCGACCGCATCTGGTGTTTCTGCTCGCCATCGCGGGCGGTATGGCAACCGTCGATCCGGATCGTTCGCGACTGCTCTTCGGGCCTGACTCGTGGTCGCAGGCTTTCCTCCGATTGGGTGATGGGCTGCGCCTGCTCATGTCCGGGCGCATTCTCGACTCCGAGGCTGAATTCCACGGTGCCCTGGACGGTTTCCGCACAACCGGCGACCGCTGGGCGATCGCCACGGCGCTGGACAAACTTGCGGCGGTTGCCGACTGGCGCGGCGATCGACCGGCCGCCGTGGCCCTGATCGATGAGGCCGTGGAGCGCTACACCGAGCTGGGCACCGTCGACGACACCGCCGATCTGCTCAACCGCCGTGGTGACATCTTGGCAGGCAGCGACCCCGCCGCCGCCCGCGCCGCCTACGAACGCGCCGCCGAACTGTCCGGCTCGGTGGGCGCGACGGATATGCACGCCAATGCGATTCGCGGGCTCGGCGATCTGGACCGCGCCGGCGGGAACCTGTCGAGCGCTCGCGAGCGATACACCGCGGCCCTGAACCTGGCATCCGAAGGCCCAGTGGGCGCGACCGAGGCCCGGGCCCGCGCGCTCATCGGTCTGGGCTGGGTCGCCGTCTCCGAAGGCGACCTGGAGGCGGGACGCGCCACACATCGCAGGGCCTTCGAACTCGCACACCGCCACCATCTGCGACCGGTGGCGGCCACGGCCGTCGAGGGCTTGGCCGGAGTGGCCGCCACGTGCGGCGATGTGGAGTGTGCGGCCCAACTGCTCGGTGCCGCCGAAACGTTGCGCGGTCTGTGCTCCGAAGGCGATGGTGAGGTCGCCCGCATCACCATCGAAACCCGCTCCGAACTGGGTGAATCCGGATTCCTCGCGGCCTACCGCAAGGGCCGCGGATGCACCGTCGAGGAGGTGGCCGCACTGGTCGGTGAGTGA